The genomic stretch CCATTTTAAATTATCAAACAACGAAGCCGAGTACGAGGCGCTGCTGTGCGGACTCCAGCTCGCAGTGAGCATGAAGGTCGAAAAGCTGAAAATTCGGTGCGACTCCAGGCTCGTGGTCGGCCAAGTGTCCGGCGAGTTCGAAGCAAACGAGGAGAGGATGATCCGGTACCGCGACGTGGTGCTCCGGGTCTTGGGGCAGATCGCCCAACACGAAATCTTGCAAATACCAAGAGAGCAAAACGCGAAAGCTGATACACTCTCCAAGCTCAGCCAGGCCACCCCAGAATACATCTCGAAAATTGCAAGGATAGAGGACATCCATAAGTCCAGCTTGGAGGCATATCTGGTCATGCTCGTGCAAAGCCGTCCGCCCTGTTGGTTGGACCATCTCGTACAGTACAAGAAGACGGGCACCCTACCCCCGGATGAGGCCGACGCTAAGGCAGCCAAGAGACGCGCCCCGACATACTAGCTTATCGGGGACATCCTATACAAGAGGTCATATAACGGGGCGCTGCTAAGGTGTTTATACCCAGATGAAGCCCGGGCTCTCATCGAGGAGATTCACGAAGGAACTTGCGCAGCCTATTAGGGAGCGTATACCATGGCCTGGAGAGCCATACTTCAAGGCTACTTCTGGCCGGGGATGGCGAAGGAATGTGCGGATTACGCACGGAGCTGCCCTACTTGGCAACAATTCCAGATCGGCCCGGGCCGACCCGCCACCAACTACACCCCGATTAGCTCCGTCATACCATTCTCAAGGTGGGGCATCGATATTGTAGGAGCCCTGCCCATGGGCTCGGGCAAGCGAAAATATGTCATCGTCGCGGTGGATTATTTCACGAAGTGGGTGGAGGCCGAACCCCTAGCAAGCATTACCAACGTCCGGTGCAAACAGTTCGTATACTCCAACATACTATGCCGTTTCGGGGTGCCAATGCAAATCATTTCCGATAACGGTCGCCAGTTCGAGGGAAAGGAGTTCAAGTTGTTCTGCCAGGAGTGGCGCATCACTCACACCCAAGTCTCCGTGGCCTACCCCTAGGCGAACGGCCAGGTGGAGAATGCCAACCGCACAATAGTAGACGGGTTGAAGAAGACCCTGGAGGCGGCGGGAGGAGCGTGGGTCAAGAACCTAGAGGCGGTCCTCTGGGCGTATCGCACCACGCCACGAAAAGCAACAGGCGAGACCCCATTTGCGCTGTGCTATGATTCGAAGCCAGAGCTCCGGCAGAGGCTATCATTCCGACGCGACGAAGTGAGGAATACGATCCCGAACGCAACGAGGAGCACCACCGGGCTGACCTCCATCTGATAGACAAGAAACGCGAAGCAGCCATGGTGTGCGCGGAGAACTACCAAAGACAGGCTAAAGCATACCATGACAGAAGAGCACAACCCCGATACTTCCAAGTCGGCGATTACGTGCTAAGACGTCGCGAAGCCAGCAAGCCCCTGGATGGTGGCAAGTTAGCCAAGCGCTGGGAAGGACCTTACATAGTTTCAGCCGTGGTCCGCCCCGGCAGTTACAAGCTGAAGACGCCGAAGGGCAAAGAAGTAGAAAGGGTCTGGAATTCAGAACATTTAGTTAAGTACTTCCAGTAACGTCAAAAGTGTAAGGCGGTCCGCCCTCCTTTCagttcatatttttcttttctcgtGACGCAATAAAGCAGCATTTTTCCCATCACACGCTTTTCGGATCAACCGAGTCTTTTGAGTCTAGCGAGCCAGGGAGCTCCAACTCGAAACAACCAAAACACCCTAGAGGCAATACAAGGTCCGACCTTGCCTATTGCCGAACGGAAGAGTCCCTAGACGCAAGGCTAGATAGCCTCGACTTAGGACGACTACATTCCCTAGGGGTGACACGGGGCCCGACCTCGCCTGTCACCGAACGGAAGAGCCGCTAGGCGCGGGACCACAAGGTTCCGGCCTAGGCCGGCTAGCACCCTAGGGAGGGTACGAGGCGCACGCCTCACGTACCATCGAACGGATGCGCTAAGGGTCGGAGGACTAAGTCTGGCGACCCGACGCCAACTCAAAAAAGCAAAAGCATATAAAAAAGCAAAGGAAAGAAACAGGGAAAGATAGTGATCACGCAATGCACAGACGCTCGGGGACGGGGCCAAGGGCCCAACCAAAACCGAGCGCAAGTTAATCAAGGCCGAGTGTCCACGGACTGGGCTCGTGCCCGGCCTAGGCCTCGGCCAAGCACGGACTAGCTGGCGCCACACCAACAGAACACGCAGCAGATAGCAAAGAAGCGCAATTTATTGAAAGCAGTTTATTGAAGGCAAAGCAAAACGAGCAAAGTCGAAACAAGCATGCAAGGCTGGGGTTGAGAACAACCAAATTCCAGCCATCATGTCAAAGCACAAGAACGAGTAGTCCACGCTACGACAACAACAGAAATATCCAACAATAAACGATCTAAAAAAGATAACGACATGGGAGCCTCCAAGGACACTAAGGATCGCGCGCCCCAGAGGTCCCTGCCTGGTCGAAATTGACCATGCCCGGGGAAAGGCGAATCTGGTCCAGCGGGGTGTCGGCCGCGCCACCTAAGCCAAGCGCGAGACCAGGGAATGGATCATCACCGAGGGCAGCTCCAGTCCCGGATGTGCCATGAGAAGCAGCGGGTTCGGTTTGGGGCTCCGGATCTATGAGTTCCAAAGGGAGTCCCCACGCCTCGGGGTCGAAGGACGGGTCTCGGCACCGCAGTTGCGTGTAGATCTTGTGCTGCATGTCGTACTCACCAATGTCGGCCATGTGCGCAGCCTCCATGGCCACGTATCGCTTCCCCGCCCTAGTGGACTTCAGCACCCCATAGCTCTCCTCCACGTGCTCCGAGATGTAAGCCCGCACATCCACTGGGAAGGCCGTGGACTCGCGGTAGCGCGTCACAGCCACGGTCGACGCCTCCTCGGCGGCTCTCTGCACCTCGAGGGCTCTCCTCTCGCGCAAGGCCATCTGCTCGCGTTGAAAGTTCAGTTGATCACATTGCAGATTCAGCGCCCTCATCTGAGCCTCTAGCTCCAGGCGCGCCTTGGCCTCGGCCTCCAGAGCGTCTCCCATGGCCCCGTAGCGAACCACGGTCTGCAAGCAGAAAGACGAGCAAACAAGATAACCGCGGAACCGAAGGAGAGGGGGAGGATCGCGGAAATACACAAAATAGGGACATACCTCCATTAACGAGCGGTAATCCGGGCGGCCACGACACGACTCCTTATCGCGGGTCGAGACAAGGCTCCGCATCACATCTTCCGCTAGCACATCCCCCTGGAGCAAAGAGACCGAAGGAGGGATGGACACAGGCCAACTTGGAGGGGCGGAGGGCATGGCAAACGTGGAGCCCATCGGGGCTGCAAAGCCGAGAGCGGAGGTAGCAAAGCCAGGCGCCGGGTTGTCCGCTATGGTGGACGCCGAGCTGTGGCGACTTCGTGGAACCGGCGCTTGACCCGGAGGGGAGGACCGAGGCGCGGCACGCGGTACACGTGACCGGCTGGGCTCCCCTCGGCGGGCCCTCTTGCTGTTCTGGCTCCTATAGGCTGCGAGGACCGCGCGGGCATTCTCAGCTTCGTCGCTCATCCCTAAAACGCGCAAGAACAAGCAAGTTATATACCAAGCAAAGCATGTATCGAACAAAGCAAGCAAAATAAAATCATGGGAAAAGAACGAACCACGATAGTCAGGGTCGGAAGCACCGGACGACGACTCCTCGCCCTCAACTATATCGCCCTCGGAACCTCCGGACTCCCCGGAGGACAACACTAACAATCGGGGGACAAGGGGTTGAGGGGGAGGGGGAAGCGGCACACCACGCACGCAGCCTATATCGTGCAGGGCCTCGGGAGTGACCAGAGGCTCCGAGCAAACCCCCCGTTGACCGTTGAGGAAAGCGTTCAAATGGGAGGAGAGGTAAGGTACGGGGTCGACCTTGGCTTTTGAGAGGTATCCCCCCCAGGGAACCTCGAAGGGAAGACCGGGACCGGTGGAGATAAAGACAAACTTGGGTTTCCAATACTTGTTAGCCACTTTAATATCCTGGAAAAATCGAGTCTTAGAGCGGGCAGAGATTCCCGCATAGCCCCTNTAACGACATGGGAGCCTCCAAGGACACTAAGGATCGCGCGCCCCAGAGGTCCCTGCCTGGTCGAAATTGACCATGCCCGGGGAAAGGCGAATCTGGTCCAGCGGGGTGTCGGCCGCGCCACCTAAGCCAAGCGCGAGACCAGGGAATGGATCATCACCGAGGGCAGCTCCAGTCCCGGATGTGCCATGAGAAGCAGCGGGTTCGGTTTGGGGCTCCGGATCTATGAGTTCCAAAGGGAGTCCCCACGCCTCGGGGTCGAAGGACGGGTCTCGGCACCGCAGTTGCGTGTAGATCTTGTGCTGCATGTCGTACTCACCAATGTCGGCCATGTGCGCAGCCTCCATGGCCACGTATCGCTTCCCCGCCCTAGTGGACTTCAGCACCCCATAGCTCTCCTCCACGTGCTCCGAGATGTAAGCCCGCACATCCACTGGGAAGGCCGTGGACTCGCGGTAGCGCGTCACAGCCACGGTCGACGCCTCCTCGGCGGCTCTCTGCACCTCGAGGGCTCTCCTCTCGCGCAAGGCCATCTGCTCGCGTTGAAAGTTCAGTTGATCACATTGCAGATTCAGCGCCCTCATCTGAGCCTCTAGCTCCAGGCGCGCCTTGGCCTCGGCCTCCAGAGCGTCTCCCATGGCCCCGTAGCGAACCACGGTCTGCAAGCAGAAAGACGAGCAAACAAGATAACCGCGGAACCGAAGGAGAGGGGGAGGATCGCGGAAATACACAAAATAGGGACATACCTCCATTAACGAGCGGTAATCCGGGCGGCCACGACACGACTCCTTATCGCGGGTCGAGACAAGGCTCCGCATCACATCTTCCGCTAGCACATCCCCCTGGAGCAAAGAGACCGAAGGAGGGATGGACACAGGCCAACTTGGAGGGGCGGAGGGCATGGCAAACGTGGAGCCCATCGGGGCTGCAAAGCCGAGAGCGGAGGTAGCAAAGCCAGGCGCCGGGTTGTCCGCTATGGTGGACGCCGAGCTGTGGCGACTTCGTGGAACCGGCGCTTGACCCGGAGGGGAGGACCGAGGCGCGGCACGCGGTACACGTGACCGGCTGGGCTCCCCTCGGCGGGCCCTCTTGCTGTTCTGGCTCCTATAGGCTGCGAGGACCGCGCGGGCATTCTCAGCTTCGTCGCTCATCCCTAAAACGCGCAAGAACAAGCAAGTTATATACCAAGCAAAGCATGTATCGAACAAAGCAAGCAAAATAAAATCATGGGAAAAGAACGAACCACGATAGTCAGGGTCGGAAGCACCGGACGACGACTCCTCGCCCTCAACTATATCGCCCTCGGAACCTCCGGACTCCCCGGAGGACAACACTAACAATCGGGGGACAAGGGGTTGAGGGGGAGGGGGAAGCGGCACACCACGCACGCAGCCTATATCGTGCAGGGCCTCGGGAGTGACCAGAGGCTCCGAGCAAACCCCCCGTTGACCGTTGAGGAAAGCGTTCAAATGGGAGGAGAGGTAAGGTACGGGGTCGACCTTGGCTTTTGAGAGGTATCCCCCCCAGGGAACCTCGAAGGGAAGACCGGGACCGGTGGAGATAAAGACAAACTTGGGTTTCCAATACTTGTTAGCCACTTTAATATCCTGGAAAAATCGGGTCTTAGAGCGGGCAGAGATTCCCGCATAGCCCCTACCCTGGGCCCCCCCCGAACTACCGCCTACTTGGAAGAGTTGCTGGAACAGACTGAGAGATGGGTGGACGGACATCTGACTACACCTGACCAGGAAGGCGGAAAAGATCCTATGGGAGTTGGGCTCTAACTGCCCCAAGGCCACGCGGTGGTGGTTCAAGAACTCAATAATGAAGGGATGTAATGGGAAGGCGAGCCCCATTTGGAGCGAGGTAAGGTGCACCCCGAAGTGGCGAGGGGAAGGGGGCTCCAGGATACTTCGACCAGGGACGGGAAGGACAAGCTCTACTGTGGGCCCGACAAGAGACTTGGCGAGCTCGATCTCATAGTCGGTCAAGGCTTGAGCCAGAGTCCCGCCAGGGACGCGGGAGTCAAGCAGTGTGTGGACAGACTCGTCATAGGGCTCGAGTAGCGACGCCGGCTCTATAACATAGCGCGGAGCGGCGTCCATGAGATTCACGGAAGGCTCGGGAACCCCGTCAAAAGGATAGGGAAAATTCTCGTAGGTAAGAGCTTCCTCGCTGGAGGAGGGGAGCTCAAAGCGGTCGATGGAATCTAGAAAACTCTCGTACGGGTCGTACGAGGAAGAGTGCATGCAGGCTAAGCGAGACTCAGACGCTGGGAGGAAACCAAATTTGGAACATGAAAAGGGGAGAAGGACTACTAACCGACTCCAGGGAAGGCGCAGAGGGGTAGACGCACTTGGACGGGTGACACGGATTACGGATGCCCGGACTCAACGGCGGGGCCTCGACGCTCGGCGGCGGCGGAGCACGGTGCTCGGTGGTGGTTCGGTGGCGGCCGACGGTCGGTGGCGACGGCGGTAACGGCGGCCTGGCGACGGCGAGGTGGCGGCCGGCGGTTGGTAGCGGCACTTTGATGGTGGCTCGGTGGTGCTTTGGTCGGTTGGAATGTAGAAAGAGAGGAGGGAAGTAATGTGGCAATGTAAATACGAAAGAAGAATGAAGGGGGTAAAAGGGCTTATATAGGGGGAATTTTAGTGAGATGATGAGGGGTGAAAAGTGTTGAATGGtgtggggtatttatagtttgGGAAGAGTAAGAACTTTGAAGGGATTGAACTTCTGGACGGATAAGAACAACTTTGAGATAGAGTTTCGGATAACAGTCACAGTGCAGCAAGGACTCTAGTTGGGACGGACTCTGACCCGGTCTAATGCGAAGGCTTATAAATAATCCGTGTTTACTCTCTTTCGTTGCCGAAATCTCGCAACTCagagagtgggggactgatgatggaataattaggacCGGGTGCGGAGCAAGAGCCGGGCAAGAAGGAACCGGGGCAAGTACGACCCGGAGGCAGCCATGTGGCGGGCTAGCCACGGTCAGCCGCGGCCGAGAGTGGCTCGCGACACGCTCAGCCCGCAGCACGCTCAGCCAGGCTGAGCGTGTTCCGCNTCTTGCTGTTCTGGCTCCTATAGGCTGCGAGGACCGCGCGGGCATTCTCAGCTTCGTCGCTCATCCCTAAAACGCGCAAGAACAAGCAAGTTATATACCAAGCAAAGCATGTATCGAACAAAGCAAGCAAAATAAAATCATGGGAAAAGAACGAACCACGATAGTCAGGGTCGGAAGCACCGGACGACGACTCCTCGCCCTCAACTATATCGCCCTCGGAACCTCCGGACTCCCCGGAGGACAACACTAACAATCGGGGGACAAGGGGTTGAGGGGGAGGGGGAAGCGGCACACCACGCACGCAGCCTATATCGTGCAGGGCCTCGGGAGTGACCAGAGGCTCCGAGCAAACCCCCCGTTGACCGTTGAGGAAAGCGTTCAAATGGGAGGAGAGGTAAGGTACGGGGTCGACCTTGGCTTTTGAGAGGTATCCCCCCCAGGGAACCTCGAAGGGAAGACCGGGACCGGTGGAGATAAAGACAAACTTGGGTTTCCAATACTTGTTAGCCACTTTAATATCCTGGAAAAATCGGGTCTTAGAGCGGGCAGAGATTCCCGCATAGCCCCTACCCTGGGCCCCCCCCGAACTACCGCCTACTTGGAAGAGTTGCTGGAACAGACTGAGAGATGGGTGGACGGACATCTGACTACACCTGACCAGGAAGGCGGAAAAGATCCTATGGGAGTTGGGCTCTAACTGCCCCAAGGCCACGCGGTGGTGGTTCAAGAACTCAATAATGAAGGGATGTAATGGGAAGGCGAGCCCCATTTGGAGCGAGGTAAGGTGCACCCCGAAGTGGCGAGGGGAAGGGGGCTCCAGGATACTTCGACCAGGGACGGGAAGGACAAGCTCTACTGTGGGCCCGACAAGAGACTTGGCGAGCTCGATCTCATAGTCGGTCAAGGCTTGAGCCAGAGTCCCGCCAGGGACGCGGGAGTCAAGCAGTGTGTGGACAGACTCGTCATAGGGCTCGAGTAGCGACGCCGGCTCTATAACATAGCGCGGAGCGGCGTCCATGAGATTCACGGAAGGCTCGGGAACCCCGTCAAAAGGATAGGGAAAATTCTCGTAGGTAAGAGCTTCCTCGCTGGAGGAGGGGAGCTCAAAGCGGTCGATGGAATCTAGAAAACTCTCGTACGGGTCGTACGAGGAAGAGTGCATGCAGGCTAAGCGAGACTCAGACGCTGGGAGGAAACCAAATTTGGAACATGAAAAGGGGAGAAGGACTACTAACCGACTCCAGGGAAGGCGCAGAGGGGTAGACGCACTTGGACGGGTGACACGGATTACGGATGCCCGGACTCAACGGCGGGGCCTCGACGCTCGGCGGCGGCGGAGCACGGTGCTCGGTGGTGGTTCGGTGGCGGCCGACGGTCGGTGGCGACGGCGGTAACGGCGGCCTGGCGACGGCGAGGTGGCGGCCGGCGGTTGGTAGCGGCACTTTGATGGTGGCTCGGTGGTGCTTTGGTCGGTTGGAATGTAGAAAGAGAGGAGGGAAGTAATGTGGCAATGTAAATACGAAAGAAGAATGAAGGGGGTAAAAGGGCTTATATAGGGGGAATTTTAGTGAGATGATGAGGGGTGAAAAGTGTTGAATGGtgtggggtatttatagtttgGGAAGAGTAAGAACTTTGAAGGGATTGAACTTCTGGACGGATAAGAACAACTTTGAGATAGAGTTTCGGATAACAGTCACAGTGCAGCAAGGACTCTAGTTGGGACGGACTCTGACCCGGTCTAATGCGAAGGCTTATAAATAATCCGTGTTTACTCTCTTTCGTTGCCGAAATCTCGCAACTCagagagtgggggactgatgatggaataattaggacCGGGTGCGGAGCAAGAGCCGGGCAAGAAGGAACCGGGGCAAGTACGACCCGGAGGCAGCCATGTGGCGGGCTAGCCACGGTCAGCCGCGGCCGAGAGTGGCTCGCGACACGCTCAGCCCGCAGCACGCTCAGCCAGGCTGAGCGTGTTCCGCAACACGCTCAGCCCAGCTGAGCGCGGTCCGCAGCACGCTCAGCCCGGCTGAGCGTCCGGGCTCGGCGGTCCGCACGTTGCCCGAGTCTCGCGGCGGCGGTTACGGCCTGGGCGTTAGGCGCGCTTCCCTGCGTCTTTTCCGGATCAGTTACGCCTAGGGTTGATATAAAAGCTCGCTGGTTGTCTGATCAGGACATCCTCACTTACTTTTCAACACACTTGTCTGTTTATTACATTGCTTACCTTTGTAATAgcgttatacaattcaatatatattttaccccCGCGGTATACTTACGATTCATTAGCTTGTCATACCCCCATTTATTTAATCGGGTTTTGTAATTCGGACCACCCGggttattaaaatccatcagGTTCGTTAAACAATGATAAAATGACAAAAGAAATTATGAAGGAAGTAAACTATTACATTGCTATAGGATAGGACCAGTATGcaactataataattattaggtatcCCATGAAGTTGGACCCTAACCCCATGGAAGGCAACACAAAACTTGGGATTATATAGGAAGGGGTACAGCACAAAATGTACTTTTAAGTAGTTGCCTTATATATCCTATATCTATCAATATGAAATCATGTAATGAAGGGGATTCTTATATGTACAAATGACACTTTGAACTTGGAACGAGCATGAAGAAATTCAcgatacttttttattttttgggttgtTCTCTTAGATCAGTAGCTCAAGATCTTTGATCTTTGACATAACTCAGTGATAAAAATTGTGTCACTTCCTATGGACTCGTTGAGAATGATTATCTAGATTAGAAGTAGAAGGCGGGATCTTCATGGAAACAAAATGCAGCCATTTGCAGTATTATTGTAATCCTAGGAAGAAGAAATCAAGTGGAGTGCAATTATTGGTTTTTTAAGACTTTTATTTCTCTTGGCTTATTAGCACTTGACAAAGAGAGAGTTACATTACTCATCGTCTTATACTCTTATCTTGGGCAATTAACAAAAATACATTTGCATATTAACTAAACTAATGAGAGTGAGAAGTGAAGATGGCTAATAAGCAAGGCAACTCTTGAAAGCTTCAAGGTTGGTGCAAATGGCAggttttattatataaatataaatatgttcCTTGTGCAAAAACACCCTTCATATTCATCCTCTGTTATGCTTCATGAGTTGTATAAATTCTGCAAAAACTGCACCCAAAATAGCTTCATAAGAGTCAAAGATGAAGAAGTGGATGTTTGAATGTGCAGCAGCAGATTATGCAGCCATTATAATTCTTACTTCTTATAACTGCTTATCAAATTAAACTTATAGGAGGAGAAAGAGATAAATTACATACCAAGATCTGAGTCATGAGGCCCAGGAGATGCTTCGGGATGGTATTGAAGTGACATTAGCTTTTGTCCAGGAAAGGCAAGACCAGCACAGCTTCCATCATTCAAGTTCACATGAGTTACCTCTACACCTTCAGGGAGTGACTCAGGATCAACAGCATAGTTGTGATTCTGCACCCATTAATTAATTGCTACTGCTATAATGAGTCAAAGGGAGTGAttgacatacatacatacatacatacatacatacatacctgGGCACTAATCTCAACACTGCCATTGCGAAGGTTGCAAACAGGATGGTTCCCACCATGGTGCCCAAACTTCATTTTAAAGGTTTTACCCCCCAAAGCTTGACCAAGCAACTGATGGCCCATGCAAATGCCAAACACAGGAACCTTTCCAATTATTTCCTTTACTGTTTCAACAGCATAAGGAACTGCAGAAGGGTCTCCTGGACCATTGCTGAAAACAACTCCATCCGGATTCATATTCAAAGTTTCAGATGCTGGCCATGTTGACGGAACAACACTAATTTTACACCCATAGGATGCCAATCTCCTTAGTATATTATGTTTGATTCCAAAATCATATGCAACAACCTTCATCAGCCAAATGAATACAAAATGAGTGTGGTGTTGAATGTTGCTGCATATGTATAAAAAAACATACTAATACTCACATTGAAACTCTCTTGGCTTCTTCCATTAGAATTAAACTCCCACGCTGATTTTGTGCTATCAACCCATTCATAAGGAGCCTTACAGGAAACACCACTAATTAAATCCACACCTGTAAAATTGCAAGCAAACAACAACAATTATAATAAAGCTCTATATGATTCGcatgcaaaagatgccatccaATAGATGCATCTAAAGCAAGATGCATACCAACAATGTCCCAAGTGCGAGAAAGTTCTAGAAGTTCCTCATCTGTTTTCTGCTGCTCTGTGCTCAGCACGCCAATAAGACTTCCATCTTCCCTCAATCTCCGAGTAATTGCACGAGTGTCAACATCATCTGTTGTatgatagaaaaaaaataacctTTCAACATGAATTCTAGCCAGCCAAATATAAAGTTGTCTGCAAAGTGTAATATGAAGATCTTACATATCCCCATTATGTTCCTTGCAGCCAAATAGTCACCTAATGTCTCTGTGCATCTCCAATTCGAGGTACTGGAAAACATCATTAGTTAATTACTTTCAGCAATGGGATGAAAAGTGCAGGACAAAAACAAGCATGTTAAGTCCATAGAGGGAAAGGTAGCTCACCTTAAACTCAAACTTTTAATTACTAATCCTGCCAAAAAGCACTGTCTAGATTCTTCGTCATCTGTCAAAGGAGGTATTCTGATTTAGAAACATGCAATGTTTGAAACACGTAACACAAAGTGAACAGAGTACAGACCAAAATTGACACCAGTGTTCCCAATGTGAGGGTTTGTCATCAACACAAATTGACCAGCATAACTAGGATCAGTAAGGATCTCCTGGTATCTGCAATGTCAGGACATAAAGAAAAGGGGTCAATATCAGTTGCATAAGATGCAATGAAGTATCAAGACTCTTCCCTGCTTCCCAATACAAAGCAGAAGGAACAAAGTAAATCAAAGCATTCAATCAAGAAAACAATAATGGATTTATAAGCTCCCCCCAATAGTGAATGTGTAAGCATAAATAAACTAGGTATGGAGTATATATTTTTCACAGCTGGCAAGTTTTACTCCTAAATCTTATTAAACTTGGCAAAGCTTGCTTTTTTTCCGTGGCTATCATAGGCTCTTTAATACAATTGCACAAGAAAAGCACTTTCACTTAATCTTGGAAGTTTTACAGGAGAAATATGATGAAACCACTAATCTCTGATTTGGCATGCTAACCTTGGCAATGCATTTCAATGTCGTGCCAGCCTAATTTTCTCCTCTCCTTTCCCAGGCCTTTTCCTTCCCTAAACTATTTGGAATGTTAATATAGTTTGGCTCAAGGACTCAATGCATAGTTTGtgcttattatt from Ipomoea triloba cultivar NCNSP0323 chromosome 12, ASM357664v1 encodes the following:
- the LOC115998639 gene encoding carbamoyl-phosphate synthase small chain, chloroplastic-like, which encodes MDFALKTQYSFLVATSPISHKYSPKLRGGFIVKCSSPPPSVAPPSGLVQRPWKVADARLVLEDGSIWKAKSFGASGTQVGEVVFNTSLTGYQEILTDPSYAGQFVLMTNPHIGNTGVNFDDEESRQCFLAGLVIKSLSLSTSNWRCTETLGDYLAARNIMGIYDVDTRAITRRLREDGSLIGVLSTEQQKTDEELLELSRTWDIVGVDLISGVSCKAPYEWVDSTKSAWEFNSNGRSQESFNVVAYDFGIKHNILRRLASYGCKISVVPSTWPASETLNMNPDGVVFSNGPGDPSAVPYAVETVKEIIGKVPVFGICMGHQLLGQALGGKTFKMKFGHHGGNHPVCNLRNGSVEISAQNHNYAVDPESLPEGVEVTHVNLNDGSCAGLAFPGQKLMSLQYHPEASPGPHDSDLVFAEFIQLMKHNRG